Proteins encoded in a region of the Neodiprion lecontei isolate iyNeoLeco1 chromosome 5, iyNeoLeco1.1, whole genome shotgun sequence genome:
- the LOC107219102 gene encoding larval cuticle protein A2B-like, whose protein sequence is MAFKFVALFALVAAANAGVLAPAPLAYHAAPAYAHAVPAYGYASAPLAKAVVAKTVDADHDAHPQYSYAYDVQDSITGDNKQQHETRDGDVVQGSYSLIESDGTRRTVDYTADPVNGFNAVVHKEPAGVAVKTVAAPVVAKYAAPVAHAPLAYAAPVAHAPLSYAAPAAHVTYAAPAVAHAAPLSYSAYAAPTAHVNYAAPAFAYHH, encoded by the exons ATGGCATTCAAG TTCGTCGCTCTCTTCGCCCTCGTGGCCGCCGCCAACGCCGGAGTTCTGGCGCCCGCCCCCCTGGCCTACCATGCCGCCCCCGCCTACGCTCACGCCGTCCCAGCTTACGGCTACGCCTCGGCTCCCTTAGCCAAGGCGGTGGTCGCGAAGACCGTCGACGCCGATCACGACGCTCATCCCCAGTACAGCTACGCCTACGACGTCCAGGACTCGATAACCGGggacaacaagcagcagcacgAGACCCGCGACGGCGACGTCGTCCAGGGTAGCTACTCCCTCATCGAGTCCGACGGAACCCGACGCACCGTCGACTACACCGCCGATCCCGTCAACGGATTCAACGCCGTCGTCCACAAGGAACCCGCCGGCGTCGCCGTCAAGACCGTCGCCGCTCCCGTCGTCGCCAAGTACGCCGCCCCCGTCGCCCACGCCCCCCTCGCCTACGCCGCCCCCGTCGCTCACGCTCCCCTCTCTTACGCCGCCCCCGCTGCCCACGTGACCTACGCCGCCCCCGCCGTCGCTCACGCCGCCCCCCTTTCCTACTCAGCGTACGCTGCCCCCACGGCTCATGTCAACTACGCCGCCCCCGCCTTCGCTTACCATCATTAG
- the LOC107219115 gene encoding larval cuticle protein A2B-like, translating to MAFKLCILLAVAAVAKAGVVPVAPAGPVLAKIEDFDPAPQYSFAYDVQDSLTGDSKAQYETRNGDIVQGSYSLVEPDGTRRIVEYTADPVNGFNAVVNREPAVAVAPVVAKAAPVVASAPVVARTAPLLAAPVAYTIPRAVAARLNVPVGAPVVV from the exons ATGGCATTCAAG CTCTGCATCCTTCTCGCCGTGGCGGCAGTCGCCAAAGCCGGAGTAGTTCCGGTAGCTCCAGCGGGTCCGGTCCTGGCAAAGATCGAGGACTTCGACCCGGCTCCCCAGTACAGCTTCGCCTACGACGTCCAAGACTCTCTGACCGGTGATTCCAAGGCGCAGTACGAGACGCGAAACGGAGACATCGTCCAGGGCAGCTACTCCCTCGTCGAGCCCGACGGCACTCGCCGCATCGTCGAATACACCGCCGACCCCGTTAACGGCTTCAACGCCGTCGTCAACCGGGAACCAGCCGTCGCCGTCGCTCCCGTCGTCGCCAAGGCTGCTCCAGTCGTAGCCTCCGCCCCCGTTGTCGCCAGGACGGCTCCATTACTTGCTGCCCCCGTGGCTTATACCATCCCCAGAGCCGTGGCCGCGAGACTCAACGTTCCAGTCGGTGCACCGGTCGTAGTGTAA
- the LOC124294634 gene encoding larval cuticle protein A3A-like produces the protein MVSKLCILLAVAAVAKAGVVPVAPAGPVLAKIEDFDPAPQYSFAYDVQDSLTGDSKAQYETRNGDIVQGSYSLIEPDGTRRIVDYTADPVNGFNAVVNRESAAVAVAPVVAKAAPIVAPASVVARTAPLVAAAPVAAPAPVLARSAPVVAAAPPAPLAYSAPLGVPAVAPASLAYTAPLGFPPVAKVGSPVGVPGVLPYSAYAGPAVARLAAPLTYAAAGYAI, from the exons ATGGTTTCCAAG CTCTGCATCCTTCTCGCCGTGGCGGCAGTCGCCAAAGCCGGAGTAGTTCCGGTAGCTCCAGCGGGTCCGGTCCTGGCAAAGATCGAGGACTTCGACCCGGCTCCCCAGTACAGCTTCGCCTACGACGTCCAAGACTCTCTGACCGGTGATTCCAAGGCGCAGTACGAGACGCGAAACGGAGACATCGTCCAGGGTAGCTACTCCCTCATCGAACCCGACGGCACCCGCCGCATCGTCGACTACACCGCCGACCCCGTTAACGGCTTCAACGCCGTCGTCAACCGGGAATCCGCAGCCGTCGCCGTCGCTCCAGTCGTCGCCAAGGCCGCCCCCATCGTCGCGCCCGCTTCCGTCGTCGCCAGGACCGCTCCCCTCGTCGCCGCTGCCCCCGTGGCAGCACCAGCTCCCGTCCTCGCCAGGAGCGCCCCCGTCGTCGCAGCCGCCCCTCCAGCTCCGTTGGCTTATAGCGCGCCTCTGGGAGTTCCCGCCGTCGCTCCAGCGTCTCTTGCCTACACCGCTCCTCTGGGATTCCCACCGGTTGCCAAGGTCGGAAGTCCGGTCGGCGTTCCGGGTGTCCTCCCCTATTCGGCTTACGCTGGACCCGCTGTTGCCAGGCTGGCTGCTCCGCTGACCTACGCTGCTGCTGGATACGCAATCTAA
- the LOC107219103 gene encoding larval cuticle protein A2B, producing the protein MAFKFVALFALVAAANAGVLAPAPLAYHAAPAYAHAVPAYGYASAPLAKAVVAKTVDADYDAHPQYSYAYDVQDSITGDNKQQHETRDGDVVQGSYSLIESDGTRRTVDYTADPVNGFNAVVHKEPAGVAVKTVAAPVVAKYAAPVAHAPLAYAAPVAHAPLSYAAPAAHVTYAAPAVAHAAPLSYSAYAAPTAHVSYAAPAYAYHH; encoded by the exons ATGGCATTCAAG TTCGTCGCCCTCTTCGCCCTCGTGGCCGCCGCCAACGCCGGAGTTCTGGCGCCCGCCCCCCTGGCCTACCATGCCGCCCCCGCCTACGCTCACGCCGTCCCAGCTTACGGCTACGCCTCGGCTCCCTTAGCCAAGGCGGTGGTCGCGAAGACCGTCGACGCCGATTACGACGCTCATCCCCAGTACAGCTACGCCTACGACGTCCAGGACTCGATAACCGGggacaacaagcagcagcacgAGACCCGCGACGGCGACGTCGTCCAGGGTAGCTACTCCCTCATCGAGTCCGACGGAACCCGACGCACCGTCGACTACACCGCCGATCCCGTCAACGGATTCAACGCCGTCGTCCACAAGGAACCCGCCGGCGTCGCCGTCAAGACCGTCGCCGCTCCCGTCGTCGCCAAGTACGCCGCCCCCGTCGCCCACGCCCCCCTCGCCTACGCCGCCCCCGTCGCTCACGCTCCCCTCTCTTACGCCGCCCCCGCTGCCCACGTGACCTACGCCGCCCCCGCCGTCGCTCACGCCGCCCCCCTTTCATACTCAGCGTACGCTGCCCCCACGGCTCATGTCAGCTACGCCGCCCCCGCCTACGCTTACCATCATTAA